One segment of Paenibacillus sp. FSL R7-0337 DNA contains the following:
- a CDS encoding response regulator transcription factor, producing MNIIIVDDQQIVREGLKMILSLNNEISVIGEASNGEEALELLTYSSPEVILMDIRMPVMNGIEATKLVKAKYPDIKVIILTTFNDNEYIFAGLKNGADGYILKDSGAQEIISSIKTACEGNILLNPKITREVVNALNSAQNTGTEIIRNEQILQLLTPRELEVAKCIMEGKSNKEISTNLFITEGTVKNYVSRMLEKLELKNRTELTLCLQKSL from the coding sequence GTGAATATTATTATAGTGGATGATCAGCAAATTGTCCGGGAAGGCTTGAAGATGATTCTTAGTCTGAATAATGAAATCAGTGTAATCGGTGAAGCTTCTAATGGGGAAGAGGCACTGGAGCTTCTAACCTATAGCTCTCCCGAAGTAATTCTCATGGACATCAGAATGCCTGTAATGAATGGAATTGAAGCAACCAAATTGGTCAAAGCTAAATATCCTGATATAAAGGTGATTATTCTAACCACCTTTAACGACAATGAGTATATATTTGCAGGCCTTAAAAATGGAGCTGACGGATATATATTGAAGGATTCAGGTGCCCAGGAAATTATTTCGTCCATTAAGACCGCCTGTGAAGGAAACATCCTTTTAAATCCGAAGATTACACGGGAGGTAGTGAACGCTCTGAACTCAGCACAGAATACAGGAACAGAAATTATACGGAATGAGCAAATTCTTCAGTTACTTACACCACGTGAGCTTGAGGTCGCCAAATGCATTATGGAAGGCAAAAGCAATAAAGAGATCAGCACTAACCTGTTTATTACTGAAGGTACTGTTAAAAACTATGTCTCGCGAATGCTGGAGAAGCTTGAGCTTAAAAACAGAACAGAATTAACACTTTGTCTGCAAAAATCACTGTAA